The following proteins are co-located in the Streptomyces sp. DT2A-34 genome:
- a CDS encoding ATP-binding protein, whose amino-acid sequence MSIWWSLHLRREAASVPLARRLLIGTMETAGVDPDVSYDLSVALSEACANAVEHGGDTAPDGSPQAYRVTAYLDGEKCHIEVTDSGPGFAAPSRAPRPVASDAEHGRGLCLIAELADHVQIGNKPGRGGAVVSFDKILKWREDAPLVAV is encoded by the coding sequence ATGAGCATCTGGTGGTCACTCCATCTGCGGCGGGAAGCCGCGAGCGTGCCGCTCGCCCGGCGGTTGCTGATCGGCACCATGGAGACCGCGGGCGTCGACCCCGATGTGTCGTACGACCTCTCCGTCGCCCTCAGCGAGGCCTGCGCGAACGCCGTCGAGCACGGCGGCGACACCGCGCCCGACGGCTCCCCCCAGGCCTACCGCGTCACGGCCTATCTCGACGGCGAGAAGTGCCACATCGAGGTCACCGACTCGGGCCCCGGCTTCGCCGCACCGTCCCGCGCCCCGCGCCCGGTGGCCAGCGACGCCGAGCATGGCCGGGGACTCTGCCTCATCGCGGAACTCGCCGACCACGTCCAGATCGGCAACAAGCCGGGGCGGGGCGGGGCGGTGGTGAGCTTCGACAAGATCCTCAAATGGAGGGAAGACGCTCCGCTGGTGGCGGTGTAG
- a CDS encoding triphosphoribosyl-dephospho-CoA synthase, whose amino-acid sequence MSSREDEALARAAVTALTGQLALAPKPGLPDPRDLGARATRRDHRLLRWSAKALAPGLTAMAAAARRTGEPTPGLRSELGAIGRCTGHSVHLAGGGHRGALWALGLLVAAAALDPRAGARDVAATAKRIAAHTDKRSPRRPSRGSSVSAKYGAAGARGEARAGFPHVRRALDALATARSAGATEEQARLDALLTVMSTLQDTELLYTAGPLGLRQVQAGARAVLEAGGTATEAGAAALVALDTDLHTRAWSPRGSAGLLAGALFLDALPVTARARAA is encoded by the coding sequence ATGAGCAGCCGCGAGGACGAGGCGCTGGCGCGGGCCGCCGTGACCGCGCTGACCGGGCAGCTGGCCCTGGCTCCCAAGCCGGGCCTGCCCGACCCGCGCGACCTCGGCGCCCGCGCTACCCGCCGGGACCACCGCCTGCTGCGCTGGTCGGCCAAGGCGCTCGCACCGGGCCTCACGGCGATGGCCGCCGCGGCCCGGCGCACGGGCGAGCCGACGCCCGGGCTCCGCAGCGAACTGGGCGCGATCGGCAGGTGCACCGGGCACTCGGTGCACCTGGCGGGCGGCGGCCACCGGGGCGCGCTCTGGGCGCTCGGCCTCCTGGTCGCCGCAGCCGCGCTCGACCCCCGGGCCGGGGCGCGGGACGTAGCCGCCACCGCCAAGCGGATCGCCGCCCACACCGACAAACGCTCCCCGCGCAGGCCCTCCAGGGGCTCCTCGGTGTCCGCGAAGTACGGCGCCGCCGGGGCCCGGGGCGAGGCGCGGGCCGGATTCCCGCACGTACGGCGGGCGCTGGACGCGCTGGCCACCGCCCGCTCGGCCGGTGCCACGGAGGAGCAGGCCCGCCTGGACGCCCTGCTCACCGTGATGTCCACCCTCCAGGACACCGAACTGCTCTACACCGCGGGCCCCCTCGGCCTACGGCAGGTCCAGGCGGGCGCCCGCGCGGTCCTGGAAGCGGGCGGTACGGCCACCGAGGCCGGCGCGGCGGCCCTGGTCGCCCTCGACACCGACCTGCACACGCGCGCGTGGAGCCCACGGGGGAGCGCGGGGCTGCTCGCGGGGGCGCTGTTCCTGGACGCGCTGCCCGTCACGGCACGAGCACGGGCCGCCTGA
- a CDS encoding MFS transporter — MTNFLVPPAGPRRLLALAQLSNSVGDGAYYTTSALYFTQVVGLAPARVGLGLTVGWAVGSLVGVPLGRLADRRGPRGTAVLLALATGLAVASFTVVRGFVPFVPAACAYAAAQSGLGAARQALLAGLVPAGERTGLLAHLQATLNAGLAVGAGLGGLALHAGTRAAYLGVFALDAVSFVVCAGLLTRVPAVRPGPVRKRPSGGVLRERPYALVALLNTVLLLRLPLLSLVLPLWITRRTDAPAWLVSALFVLNTGAVMVFQVRAARGVTGLATATRAVRRAGWVMLAACVVFALSAGASLWVAVGFLVVGAVLQVVAEMGQSAGSWQLSFDLAPESRVGEYQGLFGTGVTIARTLGPLLLTALLVEWGTPGWLLLGGAMPAASYAMGPAARWAAGRRAREAVRRPVLVP; from the coding sequence GTGACGAACTTCCTCGTACCGCCCGCAGGTCCCCGACGTCTCCTCGCCCTCGCCCAGTTGAGCAACTCTGTCGGGGATGGCGCCTACTACACGACATCGGCCCTGTACTTCACCCAGGTCGTGGGCCTCGCCCCCGCGCGCGTGGGGCTCGGGCTGACCGTCGGGTGGGCCGTCGGCTCGCTGGTCGGGGTTCCGCTGGGGCGGCTCGCCGATCGGCGTGGTCCGCGCGGTACGGCGGTGCTGCTGGCCCTCGCGACGGGGCTCGCGGTGGCGTCCTTCACGGTCGTGCGCGGCTTCGTGCCCTTCGTGCCGGCCGCGTGCGCGTACGCCGCCGCGCAGTCCGGGCTCGGGGCCGCCCGGCAGGCGTTGCTGGCGGGGCTGGTGCCCGCCGGGGAGCGGACCGGGCTGCTCGCGCATCTGCAGGCGACGCTCAACGCCGGGCTCGCGGTGGGTGCGGGGCTGGGCGGGCTGGCGTTGCATGCCGGGACGCGAGCGGCGTATCTCGGGGTGTTCGCGCTGGACGCGGTGAGCTTCGTGGTGTGTGCGGGGCTGTTGACGCGGGTGCCGGCCGTGCGGCCGGGGCCGGTGCGGAAACGTCCCAGCGGCGGCGTCCTGCGCGAACGGCCGTACGCCCTCGTCGCACTCCTCAACACCGTGCTGCTGCTCCGGCTGCCGCTGCTCAGCCTCGTGCTGCCGCTGTGGATCACCCGCAGGACCGACGCGCCCGCCTGGCTGGTCTCCGCGCTGTTCGTGCTCAACACCGGTGCGGTGATGGTCTTCCAGGTCAGGGCGGCGCGCGGCGTCACGGGCCTGGCCACCGCCACGCGCGCGGTGCGGCGTGCGGGCTGGGTGATGCTCGCCGCGTGCGTGGTGTTCGCGCTGTCGGCGGGCGCCTCGCTGTGGGTGGCCGTCGGTTTCCTGGTGGTGGGCGCGGTGCTTCAAGTGGTCGCCGAGATGGGGCAGTCGGCGGGTTCCTGGCAGCTGTCGTTCGACCTGGCTCCGGAGAGTCGCGTCGGCGAGTACCAGGGCCTGTTCGGGACCGGCGTCACGATCGCCCGCACCCTCGGCCCGCTCCTGCTGACGGCCCTGCTCGTGGAGTGGGGGACGCCGGGCTGGCTGCTGCTGGGCGGCGCGATGCCGGCGGCGTCGTACGCGATGGGACCGGCGGCTCGGTGGGCCGCCGGTCGCCGGGCGCGAGAGGCCGTCAGGCGGCCCGTGCTCGTGCCGTGA